In Arthrobacter sp. UKPF54-2, the following are encoded in one genomic region:
- a CDS encoding SARP family transcriptional regulator: MADTWIRLLGPPRIEPPEAVAPVDSQPTGAAPPGAAPPQPRGRKAWAVLAYLALNPAGAGRSRTAALLFPDAADPLGALRWNLSELRRVLGGAAIAGDPLRLELRQPWRCDVLELGSAAARGVDPARFEGQLLEGLNFADSPVFESWLADQRYRLENAVQSLLYDAALAALAAGVPADAAALASRALRRDPFSADCAAVLVKALVALGEQRRAREQVTAFGELYRAELGLPLPEEVRRALSEPGPASDSATPANAATVRSYLDAGAASLSAGAVDRGLAQLRLAVELAQRAGERHLLAEALVTLAGAVIHQAGGRGAEVADFLHRALTAEAPDGGSRTAAAAYRELGYLAVQRGVPDRAAGWLAKAMRAAKGFPDEQSRILAIQGMLASDTARYGDAEAALGESVRLAAGAGSRRQQAFDEALLGRVYLIRGELGRAAACLDRALAGVAAEHWTAFEPFVAGLRGETYLAAGRLEEAAALIDRSWVMAEQAGDHCYMALAAGAEARLFLAHGDLAAAEHWVGRGLAPSPWYLWYSARLLDVAAEVALAAGSPRASEFADRLGELASRSGMREFAVRAQSHRAALGDPDAAESARWLAKEIDNPVLAGWVAQHRMG; the protein is encoded by the coding sequence ATGGCCGACACCTGGATTCGGCTCCTCGGCCCGCCCCGGATCGAACCCCCTGAAGCAGTAGCCCCTGTGGACTCCCAGCCCACGGGCGCCGCTCCCCCGGGCGCGGCTCCCCCGCAGCCCCGCGGCCGCAAGGCGTGGGCGGTGCTGGCTTACCTCGCCCTGAACCCGGCGGGCGCCGGCCGGTCCCGGACCGCCGCGCTCCTTTTTCCCGACGCGGCGGATCCCCTCGGCGCCCTGCGCTGGAACCTGTCCGAGCTGCGCCGGGTGCTTGGCGGGGCGGCGATCGCGGGCGACCCCCTGCGGCTGGAGCTGCGGCAGCCCTGGCGGTGCGATGTGCTGGAGCTGGGCTCGGCGGCCGCCCGGGGCGTGGATCCTGCCCGGTTCGAGGGCCAGCTGTTGGAGGGCCTCAACTTTGCCGACAGTCCGGTGTTCGAGTCCTGGCTCGCGGACCAGCGGTACCGGCTGGAGAACGCGGTGCAGTCGCTGCTCTATGACGCCGCGCTTGCCGCCCTGGCAGCCGGCGTCCCGGCGGACGCGGCCGCCCTGGCGTCCCGGGCGCTGCGGCGGGATCCGTTCAGTGCCGACTGCGCTGCCGTGCTGGTCAAGGCGCTGGTGGCCCTCGGTGAGCAGCGTCGCGCCCGTGAACAGGTGACCGCTTTCGGGGAGCTGTACCGCGCGGAGCTCGGGCTGCCGCTGCCGGAGGAGGTCCGCCGGGCGCTCTCGGAGCCGGGTCCCGCGTCGGATTCCGCTACGCCTGCCAATGCGGCGACCGTACGGTCCTACCTCGACGCCGGCGCCGCCTCACTCTCGGCCGGCGCGGTGGACCGCGGCCTCGCGCAGCTGCGCCTCGCCGTCGAACTGGCCCAGCGTGCGGGTGAAAGGCACCTGCTGGCCGAGGCGCTGGTGACGCTCGCGGGGGCGGTGATCCACCAGGCCGGGGGCCGCGGCGCCGAGGTGGCGGACTTCCTGCACCGCGCGCTGACGGCGGAGGCGCCCGACGGCGGCTCCCGCACGGCCGCCGCCGCCTACCGGGAGCTGGGCTACCTGGCGGTGCAGCGCGGCGTCCCGGACCGGGCGGCCGGCTGGCTGGCGAAGGCGATGCGGGCCGCCAAGGGGTTCCCGGACGAGCAGTCGAGGATACTGGCGATCCAGGGGATGCTCGCCTCGGACACGGCGCGGTACGGGGACGCGGAGGCCGCGCTGGGCGAGTCGGTGCGGCTGGCCGCGGGAGCGGGGAGCCGCCGGCAGCAGGCGTTCGACGAGGCGTTGCTTGGCCGGGTGTACTTGATTCGCGGCGAACTGGGCCGGGCCGCGGCGTGCCTGGACCGCGCCCTGGCCGGGGTGGCCGCCGAGCACTGGACAGCGTTCGAACCGTTTGTGGCCGGGCTCCGCGGCGAGACCTACCTGGCCGCAGGTCGCCTGGAAGAAGCTGCGGCGCTGATCGACCGGTCGTGGGTGATGGCTGAGCAGGCTGGCGACCACTGCTACATGGCCCTCGCCGCCGGTGCCGAGGCGCGGCTGTTCCTGGCGCACGGCGACCTGGCCGCCGCCGAACACTGGGTGGGCCGGGGCCTCGCGCCGAGCCCGTGGTACCTCTGGTACTCGGCCCGGCTGCTCGACGTCGCGGCGGAGGTGGCCTTGGCCGCCGGGTCGCCGCGGGCGTCCGAGTTCGCGGACCGGCTTGGCGAGCTGGCCAGCCGGTCCGGGATGCGCGAGTTCGCGGTGCGGGCCCAGTCGCACCGGGCCGCGCTGGGCGATCCGGACGCCGCGGAATCCGCGCGCTGGCTGGCCAAGGAGATCGACAACCCGGTGCTGGCCGGCTGGGTGGCGCAGCACCGGATGGGGTGA
- a CDS encoding SRPBCC family protein — MNQRSIRQYQDSVTVNASAEILYDLVSDITRTGEWSPVCTSCWWDDQDSAGHVGAWFTGRNELPTRTWETRSQVVAAERGREFAWVVGGKYVRWGFALTPSDAGTVLSESWEFLPEGIAMFVEKFGDGADAQIADRTQQALDGIPRTLAAIKRIAESSTGDIEARS, encoded by the coding sequence ATGAATCAGCGCAGCATCCGCCAATACCAGGATTCGGTCACGGTCAACGCCTCAGCCGAGATACTCTACGACCTGGTCTCCGACATCACCCGCACCGGTGAGTGGAGCCCGGTTTGTACGTCATGCTGGTGGGACGACCAAGACAGCGCCGGCCACGTCGGGGCCTGGTTTACGGGCCGAAACGAGCTCCCGACGCGGACTTGGGAGACCCGGTCGCAGGTGGTGGCTGCCGAGCGCGGCCGCGAGTTCGCGTGGGTGGTAGGGGGCAAGTATGTCCGCTGGGGCTTCGCCCTCACACCGTCCGACGCCGGAACAGTCCTAAGCGAATCGTGGGAATTCCTGCCGGAGGGGATCGCCATGTTCGTGGAGAAATTCGGCGACGGGGCGGACGCCCAAATCGCGGACCGCACCCAGCAGGCGCTCGACGGCATTCCGAGGACGCTCGCCGCGATCAAGCGGATCGCCGAGTCCAGCACTGGCGATATTGAGGCAAGGTCCTAG
- a CDS encoding alkaline phosphatase produces the protein MNTMTDFTRRNVLKGALAAAGAAAVVPATAGAASAARPAGVALVRNRLTLPSGIATGDVTTGSGVLWSRASGPGTLVANVLAVDDDGSPLRGGRAFQRVLRGSAASEATDFTAKINAEHLPAGTRFALSLHFEDADGNAGETAQGSFSTAPKTGQLSSGRAARGQSFVWSGDTAGQGWGINEEIGGMRGYAAMHATAPDFFIHSGDTIYADGPISAQVTEPDGQVWRNLVTEEVSKVAESLNEFRGRHRYNMMDKNIRAMYAQVPVIAQWDDHETHNNWYPGQILTDSRYTERRVDVLAARGRQAWQEYQPIAGVSAGGTGFEPARIYRKISRGPQLEIFCLDMRTFKDANTDGKEPHLTHILGQEQADWLIREVSKSKATWKVIAADLPLGLVVPDGPVNQESLSNRDAGAPLGKELEIAGVLSAFKRNRVKNVVWLTADVHYCAAHHYSPERAAFTDFDPFWEFVAGPINAGSFGPNALDGTFGPEVAFFKAGAYANESPRSGKSQYFGHVDLDADDVFTASLRDANGAVLWSKALQPER, from the coding sequence ATGAACACCATGACTGATTTCACCCGCCGCAACGTCCTCAAAGGTGCCCTGGCCGCCGCCGGTGCTGCCGCCGTCGTCCCCGCAACGGCCGGTGCGGCCAGCGCCGCCCGGCCCGCCGGCGTCGCGCTGGTGCGCAACCGCCTGACCCTGCCGTCGGGCATCGCCACCGGCGACGTCACCACCGGCTCCGGGGTGCTGTGGTCCCGCGCATCGGGCCCGGGTACCCTCGTGGCCAACGTGCTGGCCGTCGACGACGACGGGTCCCCGCTCCGCGGCGGCCGCGCCTTCCAGCGGGTGCTGCGCGGGAGCGCCGCGTCCGAGGCGACCGACTTCACCGCCAAGATCAACGCCGAACACCTGCCCGCCGGCACCCGCTTCGCGCTGAGCCTGCACTTCGAGGACGCCGACGGCAACGCCGGCGAGACCGCGCAGGGCTCCTTCAGCACCGCCCCGAAAACGGGGCAGCTCAGCAGCGGCCGCGCGGCACGGGGCCAAAGCTTCGTCTGGAGCGGCGACACCGCCGGCCAGGGCTGGGGCATCAACGAGGAGATCGGCGGGATGCGCGGCTACGCGGCCATGCACGCCACGGCTCCGGACTTCTTCATCCACTCCGGCGACACGATCTACGCCGACGGGCCCATCAGCGCGCAGGTGACCGAGCCGGACGGCCAGGTGTGGCGGAACCTCGTCACCGAGGAAGTCTCCAAGGTGGCCGAATCCCTCAACGAGTTCCGCGGCCGGCACCGCTACAACATGATGGACAAGAACATCCGCGCCATGTACGCGCAGGTTCCGGTAATCGCGCAGTGGGACGACCACGAGACGCACAACAACTGGTACCCGGGACAGATTCTCACCGACAGCCGCTACACCGAACGCCGCGTGGACGTCCTCGCCGCCCGCGGCCGGCAGGCCTGGCAGGAATACCAGCCTATCGCCGGCGTCAGCGCCGGCGGCACTGGCTTCGAGCCCGCCCGGATCTACCGCAAGATCAGCCGCGGCCCGCAGCTGGAGATCTTCTGCCTGGACATGCGCACCTTCAAGGACGCCAACACTGATGGCAAGGAACCGCACCTGACCCACATCCTCGGCCAGGAGCAGGCCGACTGGCTGATCCGCGAGGTGAGCAAGTCCAAGGCCACCTGGAAGGTCATCGCCGCCGACCTCCCGCTGGGGCTGGTGGTCCCGGACGGCCCCGTCAACCAGGAATCGCTCTCCAACCGCGACGCCGGCGCCCCCTTGGGCAAGGAACTCGAGATCGCCGGGGTGCTCTCCGCGTTCAAGCGCAACCGGGTTAAGAACGTGGTCTGGCTGACGGCCGACGTGCACTACTGCGCCGCGCACCACTACTCGCCGGAGCGGGCCGCGTTCACCGACTTCGACCCGTTCTGGGAATTCGTGGCCGGACCCATCAATGCCGGCAGCTTCGGCCCGAACGCCCTGGACGGGACATTCGGGCCGGAGGTGGCGTTCTTCAAGGCCGGCGCCTACGCCAACGAATCCCCGCGCAGCGGCAAGAGCCAGTACTTCGGCCACGTGGATCTCGACGCCGACGACGTCTTCACCGCCAGCCTGCGCGACGCCAACGGCGCGGTGTTGTGGAGCAAGGCGCTGCAGCCGGAGCGGTAG
- a CDS encoding acyltransferase, whose product MRNQSGQTRVTQLDGLRGIAALVVVACHLISTLPKIGEVVFDHRSAPLDTGGMWAVFSPLHLLWNGTPAVHVFFVLSGFVLILPFTGASAARSWAPYYAKRLLRLYVPAWAALALAVSLIALIPRSASPLQSSWADMYVVDPSLARAAKDSLLLLGASTLNTPLWTLRWEVLFSLLLPAYVFVALRWRRFWHLKLGMLLMLTVVGGVLHVEALTYLPIFAIGAILGAEREGIRRLTRSWPRLVWLPITAAGLFLANAEWVSRAQPIAGVEALITVGATLIVLVFLLCGSAKRLGDTAVAQWLGRVSFSLYLVHLPIILAGVTLLRNVSLPLPLAVSAAAALVVAELFYRYVERPAHRLSIAAGRAVERRLGRSLAGSPAEPGVEREAGTTSSAADLGREKQPVS is encoded by the coding sequence ATGCGGAATCAGTCTGGTCAAACCCGAGTCACGCAGTTGGACGGCCTCCGCGGGATCGCCGCCCTGGTGGTGGTGGCCTGCCATCTGATCTCCACGCTCCCGAAAATCGGGGAAGTGGTCTTCGACCACCGGTCCGCGCCTCTCGATACGGGCGGGATGTGGGCAGTGTTCTCCCCGCTGCACCTGCTCTGGAACGGCACCCCGGCCGTCCATGTCTTCTTTGTACTCTCCGGCTTCGTCCTGATCCTGCCGTTCACCGGGGCCAGTGCCGCCAGGAGCTGGGCGCCGTACTACGCCAAGCGGCTGCTTCGCCTTTACGTGCCCGCCTGGGCGGCCCTGGCGTTGGCGGTCTCCCTGATTGCACTCATTCCGCGTTCAGCGTCGCCGCTGCAGAGCTCCTGGGCGGACATGTACGTGGTGGACCCGAGCCTCGCACGGGCGGCCAAGGACAGCCTGCTGCTGCTGGGCGCGAGCACCCTCAACACTCCATTGTGGACTTTGCGGTGGGAAGTCCTGTTCTCCTTGTTGCTGCCGGCCTACGTCTTCGTTGCCCTGCGCTGGCGGCGCTTCTGGCACCTGAAGCTCGGCATGCTGCTGATGCTCACCGTGGTGGGTGGGGTGCTGCACGTGGAGGCGCTGACGTACCTGCCGATTTTCGCGATAGGCGCGATCCTGGGCGCCGAACGTGAAGGGATCCGCAGGCTGACCCGTTCCTGGCCGCGGCTCGTCTGGCTCCCGATCACCGCCGCCGGCCTGTTCTTGGCGAACGCCGAATGGGTCAGTCGCGCACAGCCGATCGCCGGCGTCGAGGCGCTCATTACTGTCGGTGCGACGCTGATCGTCCTGGTGTTCCTGCTGTGCGGCTCCGCGAAGAGGCTCGGGGACACGGCCGTGGCGCAATGGCTGGGCCGTGTCTCCTTCAGCCTCTACCTGGTGCACCTGCCGATCATCCTGGCCGGCGTCACTTTGCTTCGGAACGTCTCGCTGCCCCTGCCGCTCGCGGTGTCCGCCGCGGCCGCGCTCGTGGTCGCCGAGCTTTTCTACCGCTACGTCGAGCGGCCCGCGCACCGGCTCTCGATCGCCGCCGGACGTGCGGTGGAGCGGCGCCTTGGCAGGTCCCTCGCGGGCAGCCCGGCGGAACCGGGCGTCGAACGCGAGGCGGGGACGACGTCGTCGGCCGCGGACTTGGGCCGGGAGAAGCAGCCCGTCTCCTGA
- a CDS encoding cold-shock protein translates to MATGTVKWFNAEKGFGFISPDDSSQDVFAHYSAINSSGFRSLEENQKVSFETEQGPKGPQATNIQAI, encoded by the coding sequence ATGGCTACTGGTACCGTCAAATGGTTTAACGCTGAAAAGGGCTTCGGCTTCATTTCCCCGGATGACTCCTCGCAGGACGTTTTCGCGCACTACTCCGCGATCAACTCCTCCGGCTTCCGCTCCCTCGAAGAGAACCAGAAGGTCTCCTTCGAAACCGAGCAGGGCCCCAAGGGTCCTCAGGCCACCAACATCCAGGCTATCTAA
- a CDS encoding NAD(P)/FAD-dependent oxidoreductase — translation MSSPGAGPVHDIDTLVIGAGQAGLATSYWLGRHGVDHQLLERRPELGGAWQDRWDSFYLNTPNFAFLLPELSYDGPAPDAFLPRDEVIGLFRDYAARIKAPVRLGTEVTRVGVVDGGFTVETNQGLWKARNVVLANGAFQRPRIPASAAALPRHILQLHSHDYRNAQQLPDGAVLVVGTGQSGGQITEDLLDAGREVHLAVATCPEAPRRYRGQDVFYWILQLNLHGPEFGINGLQTDQLPSPAARFMCNPLISGNGGGHSIHLRDLGRRGVRLHGRFEGTDDGGLVFSDDLPARLALVEAGFGERLGRMADAYIAAAGIDAPPAEPVLADDWLPAESGARLKLEAEDVTSVIWCTGYGLDFSFLDLPVLDEWNYPRHSRGVTEVPGLYAVGLPWLTKHLSATLSVVGDDAEFVAAHVAGR, via the coding sequence ATGTCCTCCCCCGGCGCAGGACCAGTCCACGACATCGACACCCTCGTGATCGGTGCCGGACAGGCGGGCCTGGCAACCAGCTACTGGCTAGGCCGGCACGGCGTCGACCATCAACTGCTGGAACGGCGGCCGGAACTGGGCGGCGCCTGGCAGGACCGCTGGGACTCGTTCTACCTGAACACCCCGAACTTTGCGTTCCTGCTGCCGGAGCTGAGCTACGACGGTCCCGCGCCGGACGCTTTCCTCCCCCGCGACGAGGTGATCGGGCTGTTCCGTGACTACGCCGCGCGGATCAAGGCGCCGGTCCGGCTCGGCACGGAGGTGACCCGGGTCGGGGTCGTCGACGGCGGCTTCACGGTGGAGACCAATCAGGGTCTCTGGAAGGCACGGAACGTCGTCCTGGCGAACGGCGCGTTCCAGCGTCCGCGGATCCCGGCGTCGGCCGCGGCACTCCCCCGGCACATCCTTCAGCTGCACAGCCACGACTACCGCAACGCGCAGCAGCTTCCCGACGGCGCCGTGCTGGTGGTGGGCACCGGGCAGTCCGGCGGCCAGATCACCGAGGACCTGCTCGACGCCGGCCGGGAGGTCCACCTTGCCGTCGCGACCTGCCCCGAGGCTCCGCGGCGGTACCGCGGCCAGGACGTTTTCTACTGGATCCTGCAACTCAACCTCCACGGCCCCGAATTCGGCATCAACGGCCTCCAAACGGACCAGCTGCCCTCACCGGCCGCGCGGTTTATGTGCAACCCGCTGATCTCCGGCAACGGCGGCGGCCACAGTATCCACCTCCGGGACCTCGGCCGCCGGGGCGTCCGCCTGCACGGACGCTTCGAGGGAACGGACGACGGCGGACTCGTCTTCAGCGACGACCTCCCCGCACGCCTCGCCCTGGTGGAGGCCGGGTTCGGCGAGCGGCTGGGACGGATGGCCGACGCCTACATCGCCGCGGCAGGCATCGACGCGCCGCCCGCTGAGCCTGTGCTGGCGGACGACTGGCTGCCCGCCGAATCGGGGGCGCGGCTCAAGCTGGAGGCCGAGGACGTCACCTCGGTCATCTGGTGCACCGGCTACGGCCTGGACTTCAGTTTCCTCGACCTGCCGGTGCTCGACGAGTGGAACTACCCGCGGCACAGCCGCGGCGTCACCGAGGTCCCGGGGCTCTACGCTGTGGGCCTGCCCTGGCTCACGAAGCACCTGTCCGCCACGCTATCCGTGGTGGGCGACGACGCGGAGTTCGTGGCCGCGCACGTCGCAGGGCGGTGA
- a CDS encoding DUF4383 domain-containing protein, whose protein sequence is MTTTTHTRTTARTTVQKASLAVGAVFLLVGILGFVPGITTNYESLQFAGHHSEAMLLGLFQVSVLHNVVHLLFGAAGLLLARTATGARAFLLYGGVIYLVLFVYGLVVPEGSAGDFVPLNSLDNILHLVLGAGMIALAVILTKGRAKARA, encoded by the coding sequence ATGACCACCACCACCCACACCCGGACCACAGCCCGCACCACCGTCCAGAAGGCAAGCCTCGCCGTCGGCGCCGTCTTCCTGCTGGTCGGCATCCTGGGCTTCGTCCCGGGGATCACCACCAACTACGAGTCGCTGCAGTTCGCCGGCCACCACTCCGAGGCCATGCTGCTGGGCCTGTTCCAGGTCTCGGTCCTGCACAACGTCGTCCACCTGCTCTTCGGCGCTGCCGGCCTGTTGCTGGCCCGCACCGCCACCGGCGCCCGCGCCTTCCTGCTGTACGGCGGCGTCATCTACCTGGTCCTGTTTGTGTACGGCCTGGTGGTCCCGGAAGGTTCGGCCGGCGACTTTGTGCCGCTGAACAGCCTGGACAACATCCTGCACCTGGTGCTCGGCGCCGGCATGATCGCGCTGGCAGTCATCCTCACCAAGGGCCGCGCCAAGGCCCGCGCGTAA
- a CDS encoding TfoX/Sxy family protein, which produces MEMPKASDADKEHFRAVVPETPEVVIKPMFGNLGAFVHGNMFAGLFGPTIGVKLSDTDKATLESTERTVPFGPAERPMGGYTGLPEIWNGEGDGDEARARAWVEKAFEHVAGLPPKVAKAPKSPKAPKK; this is translated from the coding sequence ATGGAAATGCCGAAAGCATCCGACGCCGACAAGGAGCACTTCCGCGCTGTGGTGCCGGAGACTCCCGAGGTGGTCATCAAGCCGATGTTCGGGAACCTGGGGGCGTTCGTGCACGGCAACATGTTTGCCGGCCTGTTCGGCCCCACCATCGGCGTGAAGCTCTCCGACACAGACAAGGCGACGCTCGAAAGTACCGAGCGGACCGTCCCGTTCGGCCCGGCCGAGCGCCCCATGGGCGGCTACACCGGCTTGCCGGAGATCTGGAACGGCGAGGGCGACGGCGATGAGGCGCGCGCGAGGGCCTGGGTGGAAAAGGCGTTCGAGCATGTGGCCGGGCTGCCGCCGAAGGTTGCGAAGGCGCCCAAGTCACCGAAGGCTCCTAAGAAGTAG
- a CDS encoding McrC family protein — translation MATFELRESGASQKLALPDELGRAINALGIATALPEGGGQWTVSGVSKVGVIAVGSDELSIRPKMPMSRLFFLMGYSQAPRYWRDDDVSLSSDDELVSSIASAYIRQVKKATVQGLLQGYRTVHEAEPMIRGRLDVPGQIGRRAGLPLPAEVSYDDYTVDVAENRLLLSAARTLLTVPRLAESDRQSLRKLLLKFDGVASIARGAAPPEILFTRLNAHYRPAAILAQIILRHGSLEQPAGEVAARSFLFDMWEVFEDFVSVALREAMDSSDGRIDLQYAGKHLDVGAKVALRPDIVWHKDDVVLAVLDAKYKAEKNKRFPNADLYQMLAYCTRFKMKVGHLVYAKADNDEVLHQIDGADIHIYSHALDLEAKPEHLLQQVQNLAAKMVDRSNVTT, via the coding sequence TTGGCGACCTTCGAACTTCGTGAAAGCGGCGCCAGCCAGAAATTGGCTTTGCCGGACGAGCTGGGCCGTGCAATTAACGCCTTGGGAATCGCTACCGCTCTTCCCGAAGGAGGCGGTCAGTGGACGGTGTCGGGGGTATCGAAAGTTGGCGTGATCGCCGTCGGGTCCGACGAACTCAGCATCCGACCAAAGATGCCGATGTCTCGACTGTTCTTTCTCATGGGATATTCGCAGGCCCCTCGTTATTGGCGCGACGATGACGTTTCCCTTTCCTCTGATGACGAGCTGGTCAGTAGCATCGCCAGCGCATATATCCGGCAGGTGAAGAAGGCGACCGTCCAAGGGCTCCTTCAGGGATACAGAACTGTCCACGAAGCTGAACCAATGATCCGAGGCAGACTCGATGTGCCGGGTCAGATTGGACGCCGCGCCGGTCTGCCCCTGCCTGCCGAGGTTTCGTACGACGACTACACCGTGGACGTGGCCGAGAACCGCCTCCTGCTGTCGGCGGCTAGAACTCTCCTTACAGTTCCTCGCCTCGCCGAATCGGACAGGCAGTCACTTCGGAAGCTGCTGCTGAAATTCGATGGGGTGGCCTCCATTGCCCGAGGGGCAGCGCCTCCGGAAATTCTGTTTACCCGTTTGAACGCCCACTACCGACCGGCTGCTATTTTGGCCCAGATCATCCTCCGCCATGGTTCCTTGGAGCAGCCTGCCGGGGAAGTCGCTGCCAGGTCCTTCCTCTTCGATATGTGGGAAGTGTTCGAGGATTTCGTCTCGGTGGCTCTCCGTGAAGCCATGGATTCCAGCGACGGAAGGATAGATCTGCAATACGCGGGCAAACACTTGGACGTCGGCGCCAAAGTCGCCCTTCGCCCGGACATTGTCTGGCATAAGGACGATGTGGTCCTCGCCGTTCTGGACGCAAAGTACAAGGCCGAAAAGAACAAACGGTTCCCGAACGCGGACTTGTACCAAATGCTTGCCTACTGCACGAGGTTCAAAATGAAAGTCGGGCATCTTGTCTACGCCAAGGCCGACAATGATGAGGTCCTGCACCAGATCGACGGCGCCGACATTCACATCTACAGCCATGCCTTGGACCTCGAGGCAAAGCCGGAGCACCTACTTCAACAGGTCCAGAACCTGGCCGCGAAAATGGTCGACCGTTCGAATGTCACAACCTAG